From a single bacterium genomic region:
- a CDS encoding carboxypeptidase regulatory-like domain-containing protein, producing MQTTNRFKLQPLIRVLTLFLSLSFAVIGTGCAGGTRGTNISGTGTVRSATGVPVQNATVTNPYNQRTATTDTDGNFLLRELELDPNTPTSLVVLDDNKEYITKEFILSEGNSTSFALEITLPSEPNEPAEVKVTQPKSTGSSGEDGVQNLNGNSD from the coding sequence ATGCAAACCACCAACCGATTTAAACTCCAGCCCCTGATCCGAGTTTTGACTTTGTTCCTCAGCCTCTCGTTCGCTGTCATCGGTACGGGATGCGCGGGTGGAACACGCGGAACCAATATTTCTGGTACGGGAACAGTCAGGAGTGCAACTGGAGTGCCTGTTCAAAATGCCACCGTTACAAATCCTTACAATCAAAGAACAGCCACTACTGATACTGATGGGAACTTCTTATTACGGGAGTTAGAGCTCGATCCCAACACTCCTACCTCTCTCGTAGTTCTCGATGATAATAAAGAATACATAACAAAAGAATTTATTCTATCAGAAGGCAATTCAACTTCCTTTGCTCTAGAGATTACATTACCGAGCGAACCTAATGAGCCTGCAGAGGTCAAGGTTACACAACCAAAGTCAACAGGTAGTAGTGGGGAAGATGGAGTTCAAAATCTGAATGGCAACTCTGACT
- a CDS encoding histidine phosphatase family protein, whose protein sequence is MRLLVARHGNTFHTGDVILRVGAKTDLPLTDEGKAQTRLLGSHISQTYGTPSVIFTGNLKRLQESTHQIASVFSSTPKMITDLRFNELDYGIHDGMREEQFVHLVGTKRLEQWNQCAIPLEEWQVSREELFRIWEEFSEELKSGIHGSLVLVVTSNGIARFAGGITGNFERFSKEYSLKLATGGYGVFSLDSDGNWQVEEWNIRPEPLCKG, encoded by the coding sequence ATGCGACTACTGGTAGCCCGTCATGGCAATACATTCCATACTGGCGATGTTATCCTTCGAGTCGGTGCAAAAACCGATCTCCCTCTTACAGACGAGGGCAAAGCCCAAACACGGCTTCTGGGCTCACATATAAGTCAAACCTACGGCACTCCGAGTGTTATCTTCACTGGCAACTTAAAACGGCTTCAGGAATCAACACATCAGATCGCCTCCGTTTTCTCATCAACACCAAAGATGATAACAGACCTTCGGTTTAATGAGCTTGATTACGGTATTCATGATGGAATGCGTGAAGAGCAGTTTGTACATCTTGTTGGCACAAAAAGGCTTGAGCAATGGAATCAGTGTGCCATCCCCTTAGAAGAGTGGCAGGTCTCTCGAGAGGAGCTGTTTCGAATCTGGGAAGAATTTAGCGAGGAGTTAAAAAGTGGGATACATGGCTCACTTGTCCTTGTGGTAACCAGTAATGGAATTGCTCGCTTTGCTGGGGGAATTACTGGTAACTTCGAGCGATTCTCAAAGGAGTATTCGTTAAAACTTGCAACGGGGGGATACGGGGTTTTTTCTCTCGATTCAGATGGGAATTGGCAAGTTGAAGAGTGGAACATTCGCCCCGAACCTCTTTGCAAAGGCTAA